A portion of the Oncorhynchus clarkii lewisi isolate Uvic-CL-2024 chromosome 27, UVic_Ocla_1.0, whole genome shotgun sequence genome contains these proteins:
- the LOC139385981 gene encoding multidrug and toxin extrusion protein 1-like, with protein sequence MDTNVNVESRTNGNESSSYSLTIFGNCLRCIRRLIPVDFKKEMIELSTLAGPVVMAQLMVFLVSFVSTVFCGHLGKTELAGVALAIAVINVTGISIGSGLSSACDTLISQTFGSRNLLKVGVILQRAILIQLLACFPCWAILINTEPILLAVKQSPEVARLSQIYVKIFMPALPATFIYQLEARYLQNQGIIWPQVITGVVANLLNALINYIFLYVLGLGVAGSAWANTISQLSLAVMLYTYIIWKGLHKATWAGWSWECLEDWDTYVHLAIPSMIMLCVEWWTYEIGGFLAGLISEVELGAQSVVYELANICYMFPLGFSVAGSVRVGNSLGAGDTEQAKLSAKLAMFCAGSVSVCLSVLVGILKDKISYVFTYDEQIRERVAQVMAFYAPFLLLDAISAASGSIIRGAGKQKVGAICNVLGYYGVGFPVGVSLMFAAKLGIMGLWTGLFTCVFLQSSFLILYLSRMNWKKATVEAQIRAEVHGNSTDMDMAPEAQSNDIAPCEGHTDRNALAEADGEVGDRVALSKVEALLAHRALVMRRGLALCVMLFILALGIIINLLLTNLT encoded by the exons ATggatactaatgtaaatgtggaGAGTAGGACGAATGGGAATGAAAGCTCTTCATATTCATTGACAATATTTGGGAACTGTTTGAGATGTATTCGCAGGTTGATTCCTGTTGACTTCAAAAAAGAAATGATTGAATTATCAACATTGGCTGGGCCTGTG GTTATGGCTCAGCTCATGGTCTTTTTAGTGAGTTTCGTCAGTACAGTTTTCTGTGGCCATTTGGGGAAGACAGAACTGGCAGGGGTGGCTCTCGCCATAGCT GTGATTAATGTTACAGGTATCTCCATTGGGTCTGGTTTATCATCAGCGTGTGACACACTCATATCTCAG ACCTTTGGGAGCCGCAACCTCCTGAAAGTTGGGGTCATTCTACAGAGAGCCATCCTCATTCAACTTCTGGCCTGTTTTCCATGCTGGGCTATTCTCATCAACACAGAACCCATCCTCCTGGCTGTCAAACAGAGCCCAGAGGTCGCCAG GTTGTCTCAGATCTATGTGAAGATTTTTATGCCAGCACTCCCA GCCACTTTTATTTACCAGCTGGAGGCCAGATATCTACAGAATCAG GGAATCATATGGCCGCAGGTCATCACAGGTGTGGTGGCTAACCTACTGAATGCCCTCATCAACTACATCTTCCTCTATGTTCTGGGCCTGGGTGTAGC TGGGTCTGCTTGGGCCAACACcatctctcagctctctcttgcTGTTATGCTCTATACCTACATCATATGGAAGGGACTACACAAGGCCACCTGGGCAG GCTGGTCTTGGGAGTGCCTGGAAGACTGGGACACATATGTCCACCTGGCCATTCCTAGCATGATCATGCTGTGTGTGGAGTGGTGGACCTATGAGATTGGAGGTTTTCTAGCAG GTCTGATAAGTGAGGTGGAGCTTGGAGCACAATCAGTCGTCTACGAACTGGCAAACATTTGCTACATG TTCCCTCTAGGGTTCAGTGTGGCAGGCAGTGTGAGGGTGGGCAATTCTCTGGGGGCTGGAGATACAGAGCAGGCCAAGCTGTCTGCCAAGCTGGCCATGTTCTGTGCTG GGTCAGTTTCTGTGTGCTTGTCGGTTCTTGTTGGGATACTGAAGGACAAAATCTCCTATGTCTTTACATATGATGA GCAGATCAGAGAGAGGGTTGCTCAAGTTATGGCTTTCTACGCCCCTTTTCTTCTGTTAGATGCAATATCG GCTGCCTCAGGTAGTATTATAAGGGGTGCAGGTAAGCAGAAGGTTGGGGCGATATGCAACGTCCTGGGTTACTATGGGGTTGGCTTTCCTGTTGGAGTGTCCCTGATGTTTGCTGCCAAACTTGGAATCATGG GCCTGTGGACCGGTCTGTTTACCTGTGTGTTCCTACAGTCCTCCTTCCTCATCCTCTACCTATCCAGAATGAACTGGAAGAAAGCCACTGTAGAG GCCCAGATCAGAGCTGAGGTACATGGGAACTCTACAGACATGG ACATGGCCCCAGAGGCCCAATCAAATGATATAGCTCCCTGTGAGGGCCACACAGACAGAAATGCCCTGGCTGAGGCTGACGGTGAGGTTGGGGACAGGGTAGCCCTTAGCAAGGTGGAGGCCCTTCTGGCCCACAGGGCCCTGGTTATGCGGAGGGGCCTGGCTCTGTGTGTCATGCTCTTCATCCTGGCCCTGGGAATCATCATCAACCTACTGCTCACCAACCTCACTTGA
- the LOC139385730 gene encoding Na(+)/citrate cotransporter-like encodes MAGGIVILEDHVMMSLQEGYHMRKEDVFHESGLSMWMGDQMTPLHTVPPWAIAIILCLLMAIFTECTSNVATATLFLPVLASMSQSIGMNPLYVMVPCTLSASFAFMLPVATPPNAIVFSFGYLKVSDMARTGIVMNIIGILCITLAINSWGRAMFHLDTFPTWANTTGV; translated from the exons atggctggtggcattgtaatTCTGGAGGATCATGTcatgatgagcctgcaggaagggtaccacatgaggaaggaggatgttTTCCAT GAGTCAGGTCTGTCTATGTGGATGGGGGACCAGATGACTCCCCTCCACACCGTCCCACCCTGGGCCATCGCTATCATCCTGTGTCTGCTGATGGCCATCTTCACCGAGTGCACCAGTAATGTGGCCACTGCCACTCTCTTCCTACCTGTCCTCGCCTCAATG TCCCAGTCCATTGGAATGAATCCTCTGTACGTCATGGTGCCTTGTACTCTCAGTGCCTCCTTTGCCTTCATGCTACCTGTGGCCACACCGCCCAATGCTATCGTCTTCTCATTTGGCTACCTCAAGGTTTCTGACATG gcTAGGACAGGTATAGTGATGAACATCATCGGCATCCTGTGCATCACTCTGGCCATCAATAGCTGGGGCAGGGCTATGTTCCACCTAGACACCTTCCCTACCTGGGCCAACACTACTGGAGTGTGA
- the LOC139386403 gene encoding alpha-2-antiplasmin-like, giving the protein MDMDLRLLSLLLFCVCRQGLTNGEVSNDAPIPLVPLIPLMPSHPKEESGTSAPSTQEPQNTSPTSYTSITHLLVTASALGGGSSEEDNQAQDGGCRAQARRPKSRQALAGAIQRLGMKLLGQMKTGPEQPNVIISPLSISLALSQLALGAMNETEELLMLHLHGDTLPCYHMSLHYFLERLRKSDLQVAARLYLQPGFEPKSEFIHQSQDVYDSEPVTLEGLAEVNEWVERATNGKVTDFLTSLPPNLLLMLVNAVHFKGEWKARFDPQFTSKDVFYIDDKHMVNVDMMMGPKYPLSLLIDNDLEAQVARFPFNNQMSLLIVMPMNGQVNVSALAAKLNISDLYNRLPRERPMQVKLPKFKLDYSQDLQEALTNIGMGELFSSPNLAAIAEGPLLVSSVQHKSSMEITEEGAEAAAATSLVISRSNPSFTLNQPFFFALMDDKTQAPIFLGVITNPNPGASAVQSSGGSANLDKVRFPIDDKNDKHYHHSFGGPPK; this is encoded by the exons ATGGACATGGACCTTCGTCTACTATCACTCCTGTTGTTCTGTGTCTGCAGACAAGGACTAACT AATGGAGAAGTATCAAATGATGCTCCAATCCCTCTGGTCCCTCTCATCCCATTGATGCCCAGCCACCCTAAAGAG GAATCAGGGACTTCTGCCCCCAGTACACAGGAGCCTCAAAACACAAGTCCCACCTCATATACGAGCATCACTCATCTCCTCGTGACGGCCAGTGCCCTGGGCGGGGGCTCATCTGAGGAGGATAATCAGGCGCAGGATGGGGGTTGTAGGGCCCAGGCTCGCAGGCCAAAATCCAGGCAAGCCTTAGCTGGTGCCATTCAGAGGCTGGGCATGAAGCTTTTGGGCCAGATGAAAACAGGACCTGAGCAGCCCAATGTCATTATATCCCCCCTCAGCATATCCCTGGCACTCTCCCAGCTGGCTCTGG GAGCCATGAATGAGACAGAGGAGCTGCTCATGCTCCATCTCCATGGAGACACTCTGCCCTGCTACcacatgtctctacactacttcCTGGAACGCCTCCGCAAGAGCGACCTGCAAGTGGCCGCACGCCTCTACCTGCAACCAG GGTTTGAGCCCAAATCAGAGTTTATTCATCAGTCTCAGGATGTATATGACTCAGAGCCAGTGACTTTGGAAGGGCTGGCTGAGGTCAACGAGTGGGTAGAGAGGGCCACAAATGGAAAAGTGACTGACTTCCTGACCAGTCTGCCGCCCAATCTGCTTCTCATGCTTGTCAATGCTGTCCATTTCAAAG GAGAATGGAAGGCTCGCTTTGACCCACAATTTACCTCCAAAGATGTCTTCTACATTGACGACAAGCACATGGTCAATGTTGACATGATGATGGGGCCCAAATACCCCTTAAGTCTGCTCATTGATAATGATCTGGAAGCTCAG GTGGCTCGCTTCCCCTTCAACAATCAGATGAGCCTGCTGATAGTGATGCCCATGAATGGCCAGGTGAACGTATCAGCCCTCGCAGCAAAGCTCAACATTTCTGACCTGTACAACCGCCTGCCCAGAGAGAGACCCATGCAGGTCAAGCTGCCCAAATTCAAACTGGACTACAGCCAGGACCTGCAGGAGGCTCTGACCAACATTG GTATGGGGGAGTTGTTTTCTAGTCCCAACCTGGCAGCCATAGCTGAGGGCCCTCTGCTGGTGTCCAGTGTGCAGCACAAGTCCAGTATGGAGATCACTGAGGAGGGAGCAGAGGCTGCTGCAGCTACCAGCCTGGTCATCTCACggtccaacccctcttttactctcAACCAGCCCTTCTTCTTTGCCCTCATGGACGATAAGACACAAGCACCAATCTTCCTGGGCGTCatcaccaaccctaaccctggagcTTCTGCTGTGCAGAGTAGTGGAGGGTCTGCCAACCTAGATAAAGTACGGTTCCCCATTGATGACAAGAATGACAAGCATTATCATCACTCTTTTGGTGGGCCACCCAAGTAA